The DNA segment CGGTACGTCGGATGGTGTTGCCATCGATGTTCTGATCAATGCCCTGCGTCAACTTGACTCCGACGTGGTTCAGATCGAAGAGCTGGTGGTTGGTGGGGTCAATGAAAATTGGCCGGTTGAAGATCATCCCGACAGCGTTTTCCCTGCCGGTGGCTGAACGCCGGCGCTTGCTTCTGTCGCCGGATCGCCTGGAGCAGGGTGGATCGGTTCTGCTCAACACCGAAGAGCAGCACTACCTGCGGAGAGTGTTGCGTCTGCGCTGTGGCGAGCAGGTGGATGTGATCGATGGCTGCGGCCGCCTCACTCGCGCAACCCTGATGGAGCCGCAGTTGCTTGGGCTCGACAGTTCAGTGCAGAACATTGAACCCTCGCCAAAACCTCAGCTGGGCCTGGCCGTGGCCTTGATGCGGCGGGGGATGGATGAGGTGGTCCGAATGGCCTGTGAGCTTGGGATTGATCGGATCCAGCCCCTGCGCTGCGATCACTGTGTTCCCCAGGCCGACCACCGACCCGAGCGCTGGGCCACGATCATTCGTGAGGCGGTGGAGCAGTGCGAGCGGTTATGGATACCGCAGCTGCATGAGGTGAACGGTTTATCCGAATGGATTGGAGAACAGGACGGTCTGCGTCTTGTAGGGGTCACACGCGAGTCGGCCGCTCCATCGTTGGATCAATGTTTGCGCCAACAGGGGAATGCAAGCAAGACCACTTGGGTGGTGACCGGTCCTGAGGGGGGATGGACTTCAGCAGAGCAGAGTCTCTTTGCCCAAGCGGGGGTCCGGCCTGTGCGGATGGGAGCAACCATCCTGCGCAGTTCGACAGCAGCGGTGGCAGGCGCGGTGGAACTGGTGCGTTGGCGCGATGACCTGATCAGCTCTTGAACAGATCCTGAGACATTCCGCGGAAGGATTTCAGAGCTGCACCGGGTCGACGGCTGCGCTGACGCAGGCCGCCACCAGGCATCAGGTTGCTGGGAGCAAAGGTGGAATAGGTCACGGCCGGGCGGGCTGCCTCCGCTGCAGCCAGTTCAGCGGCGATGGCTTCTGCAGTGGTGAGTGAGGTTGCGGGCTGGGAGCTGGGCTCAGCGTTGACTTCGGAAACGGCCTCTGAGGCAGAAGGCTTGGCTGCAGCTGAAGGCTCGGAAGGTGCCTCAGGTGTTGCAACAGCGTTTGCGGCGACGACAACTGCCTCAACCGGCGCTTCTTCGCTTGCTGGAGCCTCCTGTTGAGGCAGCTCAAGGGTGGCCGG comes from the Synechococcus sp. A15-62 genome and includes:
- a CDS encoding 16S rRNA (uracil(1498)-N(3))-methyltransferase, which translates into the protein MKIIPTAFSLPVAERRRLLLSPDRLEQGGSVLLNTEEQHYLRRVLRLRCGEQVDVIDGCGRLTRATLMEPQLLGLDSSVQNIEPSPKPQLGLAVALMRRGMDEVVRMACELGIDRIQPLRCDHCVPQADHRPERWATIIREAVEQCERLWIPQLHEVNGLSEWIGEQDGLRLVGVTRESAAPSLDQCLRQQGNASKTTWVVTGPEGGWTSAEQSLFAQAGVRPVRMGATILRSSTAAVAGAVELVRWRDDLISS